ATTCTCCTAATAAAACATCAAACAACAAGAAGCAACTCTTACATAAAAAAAACAACATAGTTTCAATGATGGAGGGCATATCGGTCTTTTTGGCATGGATGGAATACAGACCTGTGGAACTTTATGGCGCTTTCCAAAGGATGATGTGCTGAAAATGGTCCAACAATGAGGCCCTTCATTTTGAGAATTGAATAGTTTTTGTGTGTTGTTTCCTATCCATGATATGGAGTCGATTCCTTTCACAAAAGCCCCTTCAAATGGAATTCCAGCTGCTTTAGGTGGTAAAGGAAGAGGGTCTTCAAATGCAGCTAGAAGAGCCCATACAGAACTAAGATCAAGTCTCTGTAAATACCACAATAGCAATGAATAAAAGGGTGTTTGGTTCACAGAATGTTTTTTGTTCAAGTGATTGGGATTTTGGTTGACAAGAAATGGAATGAAATTGAATTCCATTCCTTTGTATAAATCTGTCTAAGGATTTGGAATGCAAATGATGACAAATGATAGGATTTTTCTTAACTGAATTCTTGTTTATGGAACTTATTTAATTACTTGGAAAGATATACAAAATTACTCTTTTATTAATTTCTTGTTCatggatattttttaaaattatttttaggtaAAGAATAAGTTATATAAATTAGCAAACATTAATCTATCATCCACACACAAAGACAAGTTAGGGAAAAAAATGCTaaacaataaattaaaattttaataataaaaagaaaaaccaGTATACTAGAATGTTATGTTAAAAGAATAGAGTTTCGAAACGGTATTTTAGTCATCAAGACAAATAAGGCTGGATTGGAATCGAATTCCATGAGTTAATGGAATGAAACTTGAATTCCATCATCCATATGATTTTGTGAATTCCAATGGAACTCAGTTCCCCAGACGTGGGTATGGAATTCAATTCCATTCCGGCCAATTCCTAAGGAATCCTGATGTAGACAAGGGAAAAATTTATGTTCAAAGTTCAGATATAATATACCTTCATTTGTCTTGCAATAAGTGGTAATCCTGATGTGGAAAGCAATCTGTTTGCACATTTACCTGATGATAGAATAGAACAACAACAAAAGAACATTACATCAGAGATTCATGAAAGGGGAAAAAGCAAGGTCTCTGATAGTAAATTTCATCAATGAGAAAAGCAATAGACAAAATATGCATAGATAATTTTCCTAAAGCATGACGAAATGGCATCGTATATAAAATTCGGTTCAAGTTTCATGATAAATATGTAACTTAAATATCACCATTATGTGCAATAACAATGGCATCAAATTCTCCACGATGTTTTCCGTTCTCACTCAAGTGCCACATTCCATTGAATGGTTCAATAGAGCTTATCCAGCAAGGCCTCACCACATTTACCATGGAACTCTGAAACACAAGTAAAGTTTCCagttaaataatatttaaacaaaCAAGGGCATATTGGTAAAAAGATAGAATTTCATAGGGAAAGCCTCTTTCCCCTAACTTCCTCTATTAATCCGTTTTTTTCTGCATTAAGTAAATAAGAAACACTCATATATAGCTCACCAGATTAGATCATGGTCCCATTAAGTAAAAAATAGTGACAAAAGAATTATGAGGGGTAAAATTGTAAAGTATGTACCTGTGAAAGTAGTGAATCTGCAAGGGTACGCATTCCATTGATGGCTATATATCTGGGAGGGGAAGAAGGAAATGGAAGGAAATCACCACCAGCTTCAAGCTCTCCAATCACACCTAATGACTCCCGAACATACCCTTTGTGGGACCAATCATCAACCAGCTCAGAAAACAGAGGATTACTTACAGTAAAAAATTGAGCTGCATGATCAAATATCATTGAAGGGTCAACTGTTCTAGTGCCCATTCTTCCCCCAAGTCCATGGATTCCCTAAATGTTACAGAAAAATAAGTGAAAAACATTACACATTTTAACTATCTAAGCTTAATCACACTAGACTTAGGCCTTGGGTATAACCATGTAATTATTTATAAGAGATTAAGGAAGCTTGATTCTTGAACCAATTATCATGCTTGATTGGTCATTTTCTTTATAGGATCATGCAAAGTCATATTCTCTTCTATAGAGTCTAGACATAATCCTACAAACCATTCATGGACAAAAGATTTCCATGAATCTAACACCCTCCACTCGGTGAATTTGACATGCATAGCTCGTTTTCATCAAGTATTATAAAGCTTCTGGATAAGAAAGATTATCATGGAAAACTATGCCTTCCATTAGAAAAAGTTATTTTCAACTTCCAAATCCATGTGCAGCTATTAAATGAATGGGATGCCTCTGTTGCCTTTCCTTGACATTACTATTGCTATGCACAGCAACTATTTGATGAAATGTCTAAATCAACTTGTAGTTGTAGAACTCAGGAGCAACTCAAAGTTGCTCACTTAATATGGcataacataaatatatataacatAGAAAATcgaaatatttaaataatttatcAGAAAAGTGAGCCAATAGTATCTGCAGACTCTGATTCAACAACATATATTCTTATAATCTCTGATTCAACAACATAAATTCATACAATTTCATAGTTACAAAGATTAGGCACGGCATCAAAAGGGAATCTGTAAGATTTAAATGTTTGGATATATTAGGTACACAGTTTGTTACTTGATTGCAAGGCCTATACTTACAAATTTTGATCGCATATAAATCCATAAACACCTTTAGCTTTATGACGTTTCACAAGTCCGACAAAATATAGCATAAAATAGATACACAATATAGAAAATCGAAAGAATTTCACATACCGTATCGAAAACAGTGGACCGGACTCCCCTCTTCTCCAACTGGAGAGCACAAAGAAGACCAGACATGCCACCGCCGATTATGGCAACAACCGGGTCCTCAGATATCGGAGCAGTGAACGTCACTTGTTCTTGTTTGAAAGTTTTTCTCAAAACTGACTTCCTGGAGCTTCCATAAGATGACCTCCTGGGATTCTTTCGAGTGGTTTTCTTGGGTCCATCCATAGACGATTTCTTTGAGCAGCCGAGGATTGGGTTGAGAATATTGCCGTTGGTGGTGGGTGATGTGAAAACAGTAACGGAGTGATGTTTTGTGAACTTATTAGGTATTTGAAGAATGAAACTAGAAGAGAGGAGGTGGTGGTTGCAGGCGGTATGCATGGTAGTAATCGGGAGTTGGTCGTTTTTAGTCGGAGACAGAACCGGCGGTCTGAGCGGAGGATAAGGAAAGCGCTTCTTCTGCCTGAGCAAATTTTGGTTTGGCTTCACCCGACTCTTTGAAACTCGTACTTTTTAagtttttaccttttt
The genomic region above belongs to Lactuca sativa cultivar Salinas chromosome 4, Lsat_Salinas_v11, whole genome shotgun sequence and contains:
- the LOC111898932 gene encoding uncharacterized protein LOC111898932, translated to MHTACNHHLLSSSFILQIPNKFTKHHSVTVFTSPTTNGNILNPILGCSKKSSMDGPKKTTRKNPRRSSYGSSRKSVLRKTFKQEQVTFTAPISEDPVVAIIGGGMSGLLCALQLEKRGVRSTVFDTGIHGLGGRMGTRTVDPSMIFDHAAQFFTVSNPLFSELVDDWSHKGYVRESLGVIGELEAGGDFLPFPSSPPRYIAINGMRTLADSLLSQSSMVNVVRPCWISSIEPFNGMWHLSENGKHRGEFDAIVIAHNGKCANRLLSTSGLPLIARQMKRLDLSSVWALLAAFEDPLPLPPKAAGIPFEGAFVKGIDSISWIGNNTQKLFNSQNEGPHCWTIFSTSSFGKRHKVPQENIPNATAEKVKGLMLAGVENALGVPIGSLKKPIYTRVQLWGAALPTNSPGIPCIFDPLGRAGICGDWLLGSSLEAAALSGISLANHTADYLKSGGSRPDEFAVGLHDEFQPLDGHDIGQFPGLESNNKDIHEAQLQLGV